A window of the Gemmatirosa kalamazoonensis genome harbors these coding sequences:
- a CDS encoding PEP-CTERM sorting domain-containing protein — protein sequence MTLVVSATTASAQTSQLNIFGSARVFQQLPGAANNLIVDFLPPTLGGNGSVFTTINPADQTGVFSFLAPLTMGLNTDFVFGTGPTPPPTTLPSTILTIGGFTFTGTTFGSGNVPGTPVILTYDPTANTTSATVNVLGTVTGPGLVGGKFTGSYTTQFPGIDPVTLQTQIESGTVLSKSISATFIVSSVPEPATVALMGTGLIALFGAVRRRRTEV from the coding sequence GTGACACTGGTCGTCAGCGCAACGACGGCATCGGCCCAGACCAGCCAGCTGAACATCTTCGGCAGCGCGCGGGTCTTCCAGCAGCTTCCGGGGGCGGCGAACAACCTGATCGTCGACTTCCTGCCGCCGACGCTCGGCGGCAACGGGTCGGTCTTCACGACGATCAACCCGGCGGACCAGACGGGTGTGTTCTCGTTCCTGGCGCCGCTCACGATGGGTCTGAACACGGACTTCGTTTTCGGCACGGGCCCGACGCCGCCGCCGACGACGCTGCCGTCGACGATCCTCACGATCGGCGGGTTCACCTTCACCGGCACCACGTTCGGTTCGGGTAACGTCCCGGGCACGCCGGTCATCCTGACGTACGACCCGACGGCGAACACGACGTCGGCCACGGTCAACGTGCTCGGCACGGTGACGGGGCCGGGGCTGGTCGGTGGCAAGTTCACGGGCTCGTACACGACGCAGTTCCCGGGCATCGATCCGGTGACGCTCCAGACGCAGATCGAGTCGGGCACGGTCCTGTCGAAGTCGATCTCGGCGACGTTCATCGTCTCCTCGGTTCCGGAGCCGGCGACGGTCGCCCTGATGGGCACGGGGCTCATCGCTCTGTTCGGCGCGGTTCGCCGCCGTCGCACGGAAGTCTGA
- a CDS encoding aminotransferase class I/II-fold pyridoxal phosphate-dependent enzyme, translating into MARREAHVWPYARAVTSAPGTTTHAEAETQSAIRYGLNFATQDYLSLASHPSVQEAAMEALRRYGVHSGGSAALQGRSDISRALETEIGETLNTEHVVLFSSGWGAAFGAVTALVRPDDHIVLDRLAHNSLQTGANAATRNITHIEHINVDALRRALAGIRAGDASNGILVVTEGLFSMDSDSPDLRAMQAVCHEYQATLLVDVAHDFGSLGPGGTGHIGREGMLGEIDLVMGAFSKTFASNGGFVATRHPGVRAYLEAYGGPHTFSNSMSPIQIATVREALRIVRSEEGDARRASLMSVVHTLRGALAEQGLTCLGDPSAVVPVLIGQTSLARVASAGVLERGLFANLVEFPAVGVRAARFRMQAMSDHTPQQAREAAALLADAVREARERLAPPGTAARQVAA; encoded by the coding sequence ATGGCGCGCCGCGAGGCGCATGTGTGGCCGTACGCACGCGCTGTCACGAGCGCGCCGGGTACGACGACGCACGCCGAGGCCGAGACGCAGTCGGCCATCCGCTATGGACTGAACTTCGCGACGCAGGACTATCTGTCGCTCGCGTCGCATCCGTCGGTGCAGGAGGCGGCGATGGAGGCGCTGCGCCGCTACGGCGTACACAGCGGCGGCTCCGCGGCGCTCCAGGGACGCTCCGACATCTCGCGCGCGCTCGAGACGGAGATCGGCGAGACGCTCAACACGGAGCACGTGGTGCTCTTCTCGTCTGGGTGGGGTGCGGCGTTCGGCGCGGTCACGGCGCTCGTGCGTCCCGACGACCACATCGTCCTCGACCGGCTCGCGCACAACTCGTTGCAGACCGGCGCGAACGCGGCGACTCGCAACATCACGCACATCGAGCACATCAACGTCGACGCCCTGCGCCGCGCGCTCGCCGGCATCCGGGCGGGCGACGCCAGCAACGGCATCCTCGTGGTCACCGAGGGGCTGTTCTCGATGGACTCCGACTCGCCCGACCTGCGCGCGATGCAGGCGGTGTGTCACGAGTACCAGGCGACGCTCCTCGTCGACGTCGCGCACGACTTCGGGTCGCTCGGCCCGGGCGGCACGGGGCACATCGGCCGCGAGGGCATGCTCGGCGAGATCGACCTCGTGATGGGCGCCTTCTCGAAGACGTTCGCCTCCAACGGCGGCTTCGTCGCCACGCGGCACCCCGGCGTGCGCGCCTACCTCGAGGCCTACGGCGGCCCGCACACGTTCTCGAACTCGATGTCGCCCATCCAGATCGCGACGGTGCGCGAGGCGCTCCGGATCGTGCGGTCGGAGGAGGGCGACGCTCGGCGCGCCTCGCTCATGAGCGTCGTGCACACGCTCCGCGGCGCGCTGGCCGAGCAGGGGCTCACCTGCCTCGGCGACCCGTCGGCGGTCGTGCCGGTGCTCATCGGGCAGACGTCGCTCGCCCGCGTCGCGAGCGCCGGGGTGCTGGAGCGCGGGCTGTTCGCGAACCTCGTGGAGTTCCCGGCCGTGGGCGTCCGGGCAGCGCGGTTCCGCATGCAGGCCATGTCGGACCACACCCCGCAGCAGGCGCGCGAGGCCGCGGCGCTCCTCGCCGACGCCGTGCGGGAGGCCCGCGAGCGCCTCGCCCCGCCGGGGACCGCAGCCCGCCAGGTCGCGGCCTGA
- a CDS encoding SDR family oxidoreductase has product MATRAPNGSPQVVLITGASSGIGKACALHLVSRGFRVYGTSRRARPADAPAGVEMLEMDVTSDDDVARGVAQVLAAESRIDVLVNNAGYGIAGAVEDTTVEEARAQFETNVFGPLRLCRAVLPHMRARRAGLVVNVSSIAGLVPVPFQAFYSASKAALESMSEALRMEVRPFGVRVALLEPGDFRTGFTASRVRTVASTQQSPYYERGERALAVMERDEQGAEPPEAIARELERIIADPSPRLRHPVGKALQRAAPTLRQLLPSGLYERLMMQTYEILS; this is encoded by the coding sequence ATGGCGACGCGAGCGCCTAACGGATCGCCGCAGGTCGTGCTCATCACCGGTGCCTCGTCGGGCATCGGGAAGGCCTGCGCCCTGCACCTCGTGTCGCGCGGGTTCCGCGTGTACGGCACCAGCCGCCGCGCGCGCCCGGCCGATGCGCCCGCCGGCGTCGAGATGCTCGAGATGGACGTCACGAGCGACGACGACGTGGCGCGCGGCGTGGCGCAGGTGCTCGCGGCGGAGTCGCGCATCGACGTGCTCGTGAACAACGCCGGCTACGGCATCGCCGGCGCGGTCGAGGACACGACCGTCGAGGAGGCGCGCGCGCAGTTCGAGACGAACGTGTTCGGTCCGTTGCGTCTCTGCCGCGCGGTGCTGCCGCACATGCGCGCGCGCCGTGCGGGACTCGTCGTGAACGTGAGCTCCATCGCGGGGCTCGTGCCGGTGCCGTTCCAGGCGTTCTACAGCGCGAGCAAGGCGGCGCTCGAGTCGATGAGCGAGGCGCTGCGCATGGAGGTGCGGCCGTTCGGGGTGCGCGTCGCACTGCTGGAGCCGGGCGACTTCCGCACGGGCTTCACGGCGAGCCGCGTGCGGACCGTGGCGTCCACGCAACAGTCGCCGTACTACGAGCGCGGCGAGCGTGCGCTCGCGGTGATGGAGCGCGACGAGCAGGGTGCCGAGCCACCCGAGGCGATCGCGCGGGAGCTCGAGCGGATCATCGCCGATCCGTCCCCCCGTTTGCGGCATCCGGTGGGCAAGGCGCTGCAGCGCGCGGCGCCCACGCTGCGTCAGCTGCTGCCGTCGGGACTGTACGAGCGGCTCATGATGCAGACGTACGAGATCCTGTCGTGA